One Citricoccus sp. K5 DNA window includes the following coding sequences:
- a CDS encoding homoserine dehydrogenase, producing MTVTTPSAPHASQPALKIALLGAGTVGSQVARILTEDAEMLAARVGTRLELAGVFVRNPDGRRDYQLPRELYTTDAEALVDSADIVLELMGGIEPAKSLIERAIGNGSAVVTGNKALLAQSGSELFAAAAEAGTQLSFEASVAGAIPILRPLRDSLAGDTVTRVMGIANGTTNYILDQMDTTGAAFDDALADAQELGYAEADPTADIEGHDAAAKAAILANLAFHAPFRIDEVYCEGITRITAADNEAASEAGYVIKLLAIAERITAGDGTAGAVLRVHPTLLPREHPLAAVRGAFNAVFVEAQNAGELMFYGPGAGGAPTASAVMGDTVSIARRLVRGGAGRTHTPRSVVPALPVGEARTSYMVVIRVADRPGVLAAIASAVAQHGVSIVSMRQVPLAEDDLVVEESDEAYTDEAPESLLRIITHEAKEQNLAATVATIKELDVVTEVVSVLRVEGN from the coding sequence ATGACCGTCACGACCCCGTCCGCTCCGCACGCCTCGCAGCCGGCCCTGAAGATCGCGCTGCTGGGCGCCGGCACCGTCGGCTCCCAGGTGGCGCGGATCCTCACGGAGGACGCCGAGATGCTGGCCGCCCGCGTGGGCACGCGCCTGGAACTGGCCGGCGTCTTCGTCCGCAATCCGGACGGACGTCGCGACTACCAGCTGCCCCGCGAGCTGTACACCACGGACGCCGAGGCGCTGGTGGACTCCGCCGACATCGTGCTGGAGCTGATGGGTGGCATCGAGCCCGCCAAGTCGCTCATCGAACGGGCCATCGGCAACGGCTCAGCCGTGGTCACGGGCAACAAGGCCCTGCTCGCCCAGTCCGGCTCGGAGTTGTTCGCGGCCGCCGCGGAGGCCGGCACCCAGCTCTCCTTCGAGGCGTCCGTGGCCGGGGCCATCCCCATCCTGCGCCCGCTGCGGGACTCCCTGGCGGGGGACACCGTCACCCGCGTGATGGGCATCGCCAACGGCACGACGAACTACATCCTGGACCAGATGGACACCACCGGGGCAGCTTTTGATGATGCCCTCGCCGATGCCCAGGAGCTCGGCTACGCTGAGGCCGACCCGACGGCGGACATCGAGGGCCATGACGCGGCCGCCAAGGCTGCGATCCTGGCCAATCTGGCCTTCCACGCACCGTTCCGGATCGACGAGGTCTACTGCGAGGGCATCACCAGGATCACCGCCGCGGACAATGAGGCCGCCTCCGAGGCCGGCTACGTCATCAAGCTGCTGGCGATCGCCGAGCGGATCACGGCTGGTGACGGGACCGCCGGCGCCGTCCTGCGCGTGCATCCGACACTGTTGCCGCGCGAACACCCGCTGGCCGCCGTCCGCGGCGCGTTCAACGCCGTCTTCGTCGAGGCGCAGAACGCCGGCGAACTGATGTTCTACGGCCCCGGTGCCGGCGGGGCCCCCACGGCCAGCGCCGTCATGGGGGACACCGTCTCCATCGCCCGCCGGCTGGTCCGCGGCGGTGCCGGGCGCACGCACACCCCGCGCTCCGTGGTGCCGGCCCTGCCCGTGGGGGAGGCACGCACAAGCTACATGGTGGTCATCCGGGTGGCGGACCGCCCCGGCGTACTGGCCGCCATCGCCTCGGCCGTCGCCCAACACGGTGTCTCGATCGTGTCCATGCGCCAGGTCCCCCTGGCGGAGGACGACCTCGTCGTCGAGGAATCCGACGAGGCCTACACCGATGAGGCACCCGAGTCTCTCCTGCGCATCATCACGCACGAGGCCAAGGAGCAGAACCTGGCGGCCACCGTGGCCACCATCAAGGAACTGGACGTGGTGACCGAAGTGGTTTCGGTCCTGCGAGTCGAAGGGAACTGA
- the thrC gene encoding threonine synthase: MAHQWRGVIREYADRLPVSTSTRVVTLGEGGTPLIEAPALSALVDGEVWVKFEGMNPTGSFKDRGMTMAITAAVEQGAQAVVCASTGNTSASAAAYATQAGLTCAVLVPDGKIAMGKLSQAIAHGATLLQVDGNFDNCLDVARKLSENYPVFLVNSVNPNRIEGQKTGAFEVVDALGDAPDYHLLPVGNAGNITAYWKGYQEYSQPYTNPHPGAAPEGSEPVELPAVATRTPTMWGFQAAGAAPIVLGHPVTEPDTIATAIRIGNPASWEQAEAARDESGGMIDSVTDDEILAAHRWLSAREGVFVEPASAAGVAGLIKHHALGNVPAGKRWVITVTGHGLKDPQWALRNADGSDVEPQKVPFDVVAVAEALGLS; this comes from the coding sequence GTGGCACACCAATGGCGCGGGGTCATCCGCGAATACGCCGACCGCCTGCCCGTCAGCACGAGCACCCGGGTGGTCACCCTGGGCGAGGGCGGCACGCCGCTGATCGAGGCCCCGGCCCTGTCCGCGCTCGTGGACGGTGAGGTGTGGGTGAAGTTCGAGGGCATGAACCCCACCGGCTCCTTCAAGGACCGTGGCATGACTATGGCCATCACCGCTGCCGTGGAGCAGGGTGCCCAGGCCGTGGTCTGTGCCTCCACCGGCAACACCTCGGCCTCCGCCGCCGCCTACGCGACCCAGGCCGGGCTGACCTGCGCCGTGCTGGTACCGGACGGCAAGATCGCCATGGGCAAGCTCTCGCAGGCCATCGCCCACGGCGCCACGCTGCTGCAGGTGGACGGCAATTTCGACAACTGCCTCGACGTGGCCCGCAAGCTCTCCGAGAACTACCCGGTCTTCCTCGTGAACTCCGTGAACCCGAACCGCATCGAGGGGCAGAAGACCGGTGCGTTCGAGGTCGTGGACGCCCTCGGCGACGCCCCGGACTACCACCTGCTGCCCGTGGGCAACGCCGGCAACATCACCGCCTACTGGAAGGGCTACCAGGAGTACTCCCAGCCCTACACGAACCCCCACCCCGGTGCCGCCCCTGAAGGGTCCGAGCCGGTCGAGCTGCCCGCGGTGGCCACCCGGACCCCCACGATGTGGGGCTTCCAGGCCGCCGGTGCAGCACCGATCGTCCTCGGTCATCCCGTGACCGAGCCGGACACCATCGCCACCGCCATCCGGATCGGCAACCCGGCCTCCTGGGAGCAGGCCGAGGCGGCGCGCGACGAGTCCGGGGGCATGATCGACTCCGTCACCGATGACGAGATCCTGGCCGCCCACCGCTGGCTGTCCGCCCGGGAGGGCGTCTTCGTGGAACCCGCCTCCGCCGCCGGCGTGGCCGGACTCATCAAGCATCACGCCCTCGGCAACGTCCCGGCGGGCAAGCGCTGGGTCATCACCGTGACCGGTCACGGACTCAAGGACCCGCAGTGGGCCCTGAGGAATGCGGACGGCTCGGACGTCGAACCGCAGAAGGTGCCGTTCGACGTCGTGGCCGTGGCCGAGGCCCTGGGGCTCTCCTGA
- the rho gene encoding transcription termination factor Rho, producing MTETTELPTASAGNSTEAPAAAATTAAQAGGGLAGLKLAQLQALASQLGITGGSRMRKSDLVAAISSHQRGGSVADRKQAEDTSGTAATARSDSKAGADSKSTGADDGAAAPKRRSRGTKTASGQVEQKQAEQSADQKQADSSADQSTDQKQTATSAAGTEGGAPERPARRTRSRRAESAAGATGEDQSASAEPSSEAASESRNGTGDGADQGNDGQQERSNDRNARGDRNNRSGRGDRNDRNSRNDRNNDRSDRNNERSERNADRQQDNRSDSNRSDNKSDNDQQSGSRGTNRNNDRNERNNDRDEDSRRNRRNRNRNDRNRNRRGRSGPEVDDTEMTEDDVLLPVAGILDVLDNYAFVRTSGYLPGPNDVYVSLSMVKKYGLRKGDAVVGAIRAPRDGESQNSSNNSASGGNRQKFNALVRLTSVNGQQAEDSPKRTKFNDLVPLYPQERLRLETDSKLVGPRVIDLVSPIGKGQRGLIVSPPKAGKTMILQSIANAVTTNNPEVHLMMVLVDERPEEVTDMQRSVKGEVIASTFDRPADDHTTVAELAIERAKRLVEMGRDVVVLLDSMTRLGRAYNLAAPASGRILSGGVDSSALYPPKRFFGAARNIENGGSLTILATALVETGSKMDEVIFEEFKGTGNMELRLSRQLADKRIFPAVDVNASGTRREENLLTSDEIKIMWKLRRVLSGLDTQQALEILTNKIRETQSNAEFLMLVSKTTLGSKGEK from the coding sequence GTGACCGAAACCACAGAACTGCCCACGGCCTCCGCGGGCAATTCCACCGAGGCACCAGCCGCGGCAGCCACCACCGCCGCCCAGGCGGGTGGCGGCCTGGCCGGCCTGAAGCTGGCACAGCTGCAGGCCCTGGCCTCCCAGCTCGGGATCACCGGGGGATCCCGGATGCGCAAATCCGACCTGGTGGCCGCCATCTCCAGTCACCAGCGCGGCGGCTCCGTCGCGGACCGCAAGCAGGCCGAGGACACCTCCGGCACCGCGGCCACGGCCCGCTCGGACAGCAAGGCCGGTGCCGACAGCAAGTCCACCGGTGCCGACGACGGCGCGGCCGCACCGAAGCGCCGGTCCCGCGGCACCAAGACCGCCAGCGGCCAGGTCGAGCAGAAGCAGGCCGAGCAGTCGGCTGACCAGAAGCAGGCTGACTCGTCGGCCGACCAGTCGACCGACCAGAAGCAGACCGCGACGTCGGCTGCGGGCACCGAGGGCGGCGCTCCCGAGCGTCCGGCCCGCCGGACCCGTTCGCGCCGCGCCGAGTCGGCAGCCGGCGCCACCGGCGAGGATCAGTCCGCCTCCGCGGAGCCCTCGTCCGAGGCGGCCTCCGAGTCCCGGAACGGTACCGGCGACGGCGCCGACCAGGGGAACGACGGCCAGCAGGAGCGCTCCAACGACCGGAACGCCCGCGGTGACCGCAACAACCGCTCCGGCCGTGGCGACCGGAATGACCGGAACAGCCGTAACGACCGGAACAACGACCGGAGCGACCGGAACAACGAGCGCAGCGAGCGGAATGCCGATCGACAGCAGGACAACAGGTCTGACAGCAACAGGTCCGACAACAAGTCCGACAACGATCAGCAGTCCGGCAGCCGGGGCACCAACCGGAACAACGACCGGAACGAGCGGAACAACGACCGCGACGAGGACAGCCGCCGCAACCGCCGCAACCGCAACCGCAACGACCGCAACCGCAATCGCCGCGGTCGCAGCGGCCCCGAGGTCGACGACACCGAGATGACCGAGGACGACGTGCTGCTGCCCGTCGCCGGCATCCTGGATGTCCTGGACAACTACGCCTTCGTGCGGACCTCCGGCTACCTGCCGGGTCCGAACGACGTCTACGTCTCGTTGTCCATGGTCAAGAAGTACGGCTTGCGCAAGGGCGACGCTGTGGTGGGTGCCATCCGTGCCCCGCGTGACGGCGAGAGCCAGAACAGCAGCAACAACAGCGCCAGCGGTGGCAACCGGCAGAAGTTCAACGCCCTGGTGCGTCTGACCTCTGTCAACGGTCAGCAGGCCGAGGACAGCCCCAAGCGCACCAAGTTCAACGACCTGGTGCCGCTGTACCCGCAGGAGCGGCTGCGCCTCGAGACCGACTCCAAGCTGGTCGGCCCTCGCGTGATCGACCTGGTCTCACCGATTGGCAAGGGGCAGCGCGGCCTCATCGTCTCCCCGCCGAAGGCCGGCAAGACGATGATCCTGCAGTCCATCGCGAACGCCGTCACCACCAACAACCCCGAGGTGCACCTCATGATGGTGCTGGTGGACGAGCGTCCGGAAGAGGTCACCGACATGCAGCGCTCGGTCAAGGGCGAGGTCATCGCCTCGACCTTCGACCGTCCGGCCGATGATCACACGACCGTGGCCGAACTCGCCATCGAACGGGCCAAGCGCCTCGTGGAGATGGGCCGTGACGTGGTGGTCCTGCTGGACTCCATGACCCGCCTGGGCCGTGCCTACAACCTGGCCGCGCCGGCGTCCGGACGCATCCTGTCCGGCGGCGTGGACTCCTCGGCGCTGTACCCGCCGAAGCGGTTCTTCGGTGCCGCCCGCAACATCGAGAACGGCGGATCCCTGACCATCCTCGCCACCGCCCTGGTGGAGACCGGTTCCAAGATGGACGAGGTCATCTTCGAGGAGTTCAAGGGCACCGGCAACATGGAACTGCGTCTGTCCCGCCAGCTGGCGGACAAGCGCATCTTCCCTGCCGTCGATGTCAACGCCTCCGGCACCCGCCGTGAGGAGAACCTGTTGACCTCCGACGAGATCAAGATCATGTGGAAGCTGCGCCGGGTCCTGTCCGGCCTGGACACGCAGCAGGCGCTGGAGATCCTGACGAACAAGATCAGGGAGACCCAGTCGAACGCCGAGTTCCTCATGCTGGTCTCCAAGACCACGTTGGGTTCCAAGGGCGAGAAGTAG
- the lysA gene encoding diaminopimelate decarboxylase codes for MTSSTAQVSPLAPDWLDYPEDPNALVTKLWASGVERNDDGEIAVQGLPASQLARDYGTPLLVLDEDDFRSRARAFRDAFNEAFADLCGGVDVYYAGKSFLCTPAARWVTEEGLRLDTASGGEMATALRAGVDPAHIGLHGNNKSDDEMRRALAAGVGRIVVDSLDELDRLTELAAEAGAVAPVMLRLTPGVHAHTHEFIATAHEDQKFGLSMVGPAGIDGTAGTAGSPAAEAVARALAAGSIDLRGLHCHIGSQIFEPEGFGVAAEKLLGFLAEIKAEHGVELEELDLGGGHGIAYTAADTPRTPQDIATTLAGVVGAACTALGMACPRISIEPGRAISGPAAFTLYEAGVRKTVTVDGDQGATHPRRYVSVDGGMSDNARPVLYEADYSVALASRASGAPAVLSRVVGKHCESGDIVVKDAYLPDDVARGDLLAVPATGAYCHSLSSNYNMLTRPAVVAVQGGQARVIIRRETEEDLFARETGL; via the coding sequence GTGACTTCTTCGACTGCCCAGGTCTCGCCCCTGGCACCCGACTGGCTCGACTACCCCGAAGACCCGAATGCCCTGGTCACCAAGCTCTGGGCCTCCGGAGTGGAACGGAACGACGACGGCGAGATCGCCGTCCAGGGCCTGCCCGCCTCCCAGCTGGCCCGGGACTACGGGACACCGCTCCTGGTCCTCGACGAGGATGACTTCCGCTCGCGGGCCCGGGCCTTCCGCGACGCCTTCAACGAGGCCTTCGCGGACCTGTGCGGCGGCGTGGACGTCTACTACGCCGGCAAGTCGTTCCTCTGCACCCCCGCGGCCCGCTGGGTGACGGAGGAGGGCCTGCGCCTGGACACCGCCTCCGGGGGCGAGATGGCCACCGCGCTGCGCGCGGGCGTCGATCCGGCGCACATCGGACTGCACGGCAACAACAAGTCCGATGACGAGATGCGCCGGGCCCTGGCCGCCGGGGTGGGGCGGATCGTGGTGGACTCCCTGGACGAGCTGGACCGGCTCACCGAGCTGGCCGCCGAGGCCGGCGCGGTCGCGCCCGTGATGCTGCGGCTGACGCCCGGAGTGCACGCCCACACCCATGAGTTCATCGCCACCGCCCACGAGGACCAGAAGTTCGGTCTCTCGATGGTGGGGCCGGCGGGAATCGACGGGACGGCTGGAACGGCCGGGTCGCCGGCCGCAGAGGCCGTCGCGCGGGCGCTGGCCGCCGGGTCCATCGACCTGCGCGGACTGCACTGCCACATCGGCTCGCAGATCTTCGAGCCCGAGGGCTTCGGCGTGGCCGCAGAGAAGCTGTTGGGCTTCCTCGCCGAGATCAAGGCGGAGCACGGCGTCGAGCTGGAGGAGCTGGACCTCGGCGGCGGGCACGGCATCGCCTACACCGCCGCGGATACCCCGCGGACGCCGCAGGACATCGCCACCACGCTGGCCGGCGTGGTCGGCGCTGCCTGCACGGCGCTGGGGATGGCCTGCCCCCGGATCTCGATCGAGCCCGGCCGTGCCATCTCCGGCCCGGCCGCCTTCACCCTGTACGAGGCCGGTGTCCGCAAGACCGTGACCGTGGACGGTGACCAGGGCGCCACCCATCCGCGCCGCTACGTCTCCGTGGACGGGGGCATGTCGGACAATGCCCGCCCGGTCCTCTACGAGGCCGACTACTCCGTGGCGTTGGCCTCCCGTGCCTCCGGCGCCCCGGCGGTCCTCTCCCGGGTGGTGGGCAAGCACTGCGAGTCCGGGGATATCGTCGTCAAGGATGCCTACCTCCCGGACGACGTGGCCCGCGGCGATCTGCTGGCCGTGCCCGCCACCGGTGCGTACTGCCATTCGCTGTCCAGCAACTACAACATGCTCACCCGGCCGGCCGTCGTCGCGGTCCAGGGCGGGCAGGCACGCGTGATCATCCGCCGCGAGACCGAAGAGGACCTCTTCGCCCGCGAGACCGGTCTGTAG
- the argS gene encoding arginine--tRNA ligase: MTPEDLSTALAACLQDAVDSGEISVEVPTTIKVERPKNREHGDWATNVAMQLGKKAGLAPRDLAALLSERLAQVPGVDRVDIAGPGFLNITLDAAAAGELARTVVEAGAAYGRNTALAGSVVNMEFVSANPTGPLHIGHTRWAALGDAISRLLRASGAEVTAEYYINDAGHQMNVFAQSVYNRLHGLPVPEGGYPGGYIQDLATQVRTEHPDIMTLTEQAALPVIREAAYRHQMQDIRDTLKTFGVHFDVWFSERELHESGAIGHAVQRLREQGHIDDREGAVWLRTTDFGDDKDRVLIRANGEPTYFAADAAYYLSKKDRGFIEKIYLLGADHHGYVGRLKAIAACAGDDPGRNIEVLIGQLISVNGAKLSKRAGNIIELKDLIDWLGADALRYSLARYPADSPITIDPEILTSKTNDNPVFYVQYAHARSRGAARTAEAAGVDRSVFDAALLTHATESDLLARLGEFPSIVAQAAEFREPHRVARHLEVIAGAYHSWYAACRIVPVAEGRAGDIQPGEITDLNRTRLWLNEATAQVLANGLDLLGVSAPERM, encoded by the coding sequence GTGACCCCCGAAGACCTTTCCACAGCCCTGGCCGCTTGCCTGCAGGATGCCGTTGATTCCGGCGAGATCTCTGTGGAGGTGCCCACCACGATCAAGGTGGAGCGACCGAAGAACCGAGAGCACGGTGACTGGGCCACCAACGTGGCCATGCAGCTGGGCAAGAAGGCCGGCCTGGCCCCGCGAGACCTCGCGGCGCTGCTCTCCGAGAGGCTGGCGCAGGTCCCCGGCGTGGACCGGGTGGACATCGCCGGCCCCGGATTCCTGAACATCACGCTCGACGCCGCGGCCGCGGGGGAGCTGGCCCGCACCGTCGTCGAGGCCGGAGCAGCGTATGGCCGGAACACCGCCCTGGCGGGCAGCGTGGTCAATATGGAGTTTGTCTCCGCGAACCCCACGGGTCCCCTGCACATCGGCCACACCCGCTGGGCCGCGCTCGGCGACGCGATCTCCCGGCTGCTGCGCGCCTCCGGAGCCGAGGTCACGGCCGAGTACTACATCAACGACGCCGGCCACCAGATGAACGTGTTCGCCCAGTCGGTCTACAACCGCCTGCACGGCCTGCCCGTGCCGGAGGGCGGCTACCCGGGCGGGTACATCCAGGACCTGGCCACCCAGGTGCGCACCGAACACCCGGACATCATGACCCTCACCGAGCAGGCGGCCCTTCCGGTCATCCGCGAGGCGGCCTACCGCCACCAGATGCAGGACATCCGGGACACGCTCAAGACCTTCGGCGTGCACTTCGATGTCTGGTTCTCGGAGAGGGAGCTGCACGAGTCCGGGGCCATCGGCCATGCCGTGCAGCGTCTGCGCGAGCAGGGTCACATCGACGACCGTGAGGGCGCCGTCTGGCTGCGCACCACCGACTTCGGGGATGACAAGGACCGCGTGCTCATCCGCGCCAACGGCGAGCCCACCTACTTCGCCGCGGATGCCGCGTACTACCTGTCCAAGAAGGACCGCGGCTTCATCGAGAAGATCTACCTGCTCGGCGCGGACCACCACGGCTACGTCGGCCGCCTCAAGGCCATCGCCGCCTGCGCCGGTGATGACCCGGGACGCAACATCGAGGTGCTCATCGGCCAGCTGATCTCCGTCAACGGAGCCAAGCTGTCCAAGCGGGCCGGCAACATCATCGAGCTCAAGGACCTCATCGACTGGCTCGGGGCGGACGCGCTGCGCTACTCACTGGCCCGGTACCCGGCGGACTCCCCGATCACCATCGACCCGGAGATCCTCACGTCGAAGACCAATGACAACCCGGTGTTCTACGTGCAGTACGCCCATGCCCGGTCCCGGGGGGCGGCACGCACGGCCGAGGCGGCCGGCGTCGACCGTTCCGTCTTCGACGCCGCGCTGCTGACGCACGCGACCGAATCGGATCTGCTGGCCCGGCTGGGCGAATTCCCGTCGATCGTGGCCCAGGCCGCCGAATTCCGCGAACCGCACCGCGTGGCCCGCCACCTGGAGGTCATCGCCGGCGCCTACCATTCCTGGTATGCCGCGTGCCGGATCGTGCCCGTGGCCGAGGGCCGGGCCGGCGACATCCAGCCGGGGGAGATCACCGACCTCAACCGCACCCGCCTGTGGCTCAACGAGGCCACCGCGCAGGTGCTCGCCAATGGACTCGACCTGCTGGGCGTGAGCGCCCCGGAACGGATGTGA
- the prmC gene encoding peptide chain release factor N(5)-glutamine methyltransferase encodes MTDTVTDRQTHRQGDTVTLESLLRSSTELLAASGVDSPRADAELLAAHVLGASRGEVAAWAIAGRRLDPLQSVDLRRLSISRATRTPLQYLTGTTTFRSVELQVGHGVFLPRPETELVAGAAIDAARAVRPGPGEQDGHPLVVDLCTGSGAIAAAVATEIPGATVHAVEADPEAAWWAAANLDPRGVALHVGDAATALPDLDGRADVVVSNPPYVPDGRIPAQAEARRDPGLALYGGGADGMRLPTVVAATAARLLRPGGTLVMEHDDTQGELVGGLLRRGGRFSDVQTREDLNGRPRYTIAARTDGTMAR; translated from the coding sequence ATGACTGACACCGTGACTGACCGGCAGACTCACCGCCAGGGGGACACCGTGACGCTGGAGTCCCTGCTGCGGTCCTCCACCGAGTTGCTGGCCGCGTCCGGCGTGGACTCACCCCGCGCGGACGCCGAGTTGCTGGCCGCCCACGTCCTCGGCGCCAGCCGTGGCGAGGTGGCCGCCTGGGCCATCGCCGGACGCCGGCTGGATCCCCTCCAATCCGTGGACCTGCGCCGGCTGTCCATTTCCCGCGCCACCCGCACGCCGCTGCAGTACCTGACCGGCACCACGACCTTCCGGTCCGTCGAGCTGCAGGTCGGACACGGCGTGTTCCTGCCCCGCCCGGAGACCGAACTCGTCGCCGGAGCGGCCATCGACGCCGCGCGGGCCGTGCGGCCCGGACCGGGCGAACAGGACGGACACCCGCTCGTGGTCGACCTGTGCACCGGCTCGGGAGCCATCGCTGCAGCGGTGGCCACCGAGATCCCCGGAGCCACGGTCCACGCGGTGGAGGCCGACCCCGAGGCCGCCTGGTGGGCGGCCGCCAACCTGGACCCGCGCGGTGTCGCGTTGCACGTGGGGGACGCGGCGACCGCGCTGCCGGATCTGGACGGGCGCGCCGACGTCGTGGTGTCCAACCCTCCGTACGTGCCGGACGGCCGCATCCCGGCCCAGGCCGAGGCACGGCGAGATCCGGGGCTGGCCCTCTATGGCGGGGGAGCGGACGGCATGCGCCTGCCCACCGTCGTGGCCGCCACGGCCGCCCGGCTGCTGCGCCCGGGCGGAACACTGGTCATGGAACACGACGACACCCAGGGCGAGCTGGTGGGCGGCCTGCTGCGGCGGGGCGGACGGTTCAGCGATGTCCAGACCCGGGAGGACCTCAACGGGCGGCCGCGTTATACGATCGCAGCGCGCACGGATGGGACAATGGCACGGTGA
- the thrB gene encoding homoserine kinase codes for MPNRPEQGLRSVPAGVTVRVSVPATSANLGPGFDSMGLALDLRDDVEVTTVDGGFSAVVQGEGAGVVPTDASHLVIATLRGYLLERGWEVPGLELVATNRIPHGRGLGSSAAAHASAILLADALLPEDERASEADLLNAASHLEGHPDNVAPALTGGLTVSWEEDGRYRSSVMRPHPAVVPVVAIPAQPLSTETARGLLPAQVPHHVAAANAGRVGLLVHALTQEPSLLLAGTRDWLHQDQREPAMPESVGLVRDLRRQGLAAVVSGAGPTVMVLADGMDQAETARMAMESGLDRSAQPWRVSILPVDAAGARVETHRSGQPISG; via the coding sequence ATGCCGAACCGGCCGGAGCAGGGTTTGAGGAGCGTGCCCGCCGGGGTCACCGTGCGTGTCTCCGTCCCGGCGACCTCGGCGAACCTCGGCCCCGGATTCGACTCCATGGGACTCGCCCTCGACCTGCGGGACGACGTGGAGGTGACCACCGTGGACGGGGGTTTCTCGGCCGTGGTGCAGGGCGAGGGCGCCGGCGTCGTGCCCACCGACGCCTCGCACCTGGTGATCGCCACACTGCGTGGATACCTGCTCGAGCGCGGCTGGGAGGTGCCCGGGCTGGAGCTGGTGGCCACCAACCGGATCCCGCACGGCCGTGGGCTCGGCTCATCGGCCGCGGCCCACGCCAGCGCCATCCTGCTCGCCGATGCCCTGCTGCCGGAGGACGAACGCGCCTCCGAGGCGGACCTGCTCAACGCGGCCTCGCACCTGGAGGGCCACCCGGACAACGTGGCGCCGGCCCTGACCGGGGGACTCACCGTCTCCTGGGAGGAGGACGGTCGCTACCGTTCCTCGGTCATGAGGCCGCATCCCGCGGTGGTGCCCGTGGTGGCGATTCCCGCGCAGCCGCTGAGCACCGAGACCGCACGCGGGCTGTTGCCCGCGCAGGTCCCGCACCACGTGGCCGCCGCGAACGCCGGCCGGGTGGGACTGCTGGTGCACGCCCTGACGCAGGAACCGTCACTCCTGCTGGCCGGCACACGCGACTGGCTGCACCAGGACCAGAGGGAGCCTGCCATGCCGGAGTCCGTCGGCCTGGTGCGGGATCTGCGCCGGCAGGGCCTGGCCGCCGTGGTCTCCGGCGCTGGCCCGACCGTCATGGTGCTCGCCGACGGCATGGATCAGGCGGAGACCGCCCGGATGGCCATGGAATCCGGTCTCGACCGGTCCGCGCAGCCGTGGCGTGTCAGCATTCTGCCCGTGGACGCCGCGGGTGCTAGGGTGGAGACACACCGCTCAGGCCAGCCCATCTCGGGCTGA
- the prfA gene encoding peptide chain release factor 1, whose amino-acid sequence MFESVQDLLDEHHELTERLADPAVHQDQALSRKLGRRFAELGAIVAAHRAWTQAEADLADARELAEDDEEFAAEVPELEATAEQATEKLRRLLIPRDPADARDAILEIKGGEGGEEAALFAADLLRMYVRFAETKGWKTEILSTTESDLGGYKDVQVAIKGNSTDPSQGVFAHLKFEGGVHRVQRVPVTESQGRIHTSAAGVLVFPEVDAPEEVAISTNDLKIDVYRSSGPGGQSVNTTDSAVRITHLPTGIVVSMQNEKSQIQNREAGMRVLRSRILAHQQEQLDAENAAVRHSQVRTMDRSERIRTYNYPENRVADHRTGYKAYNLDAVLDGDLGPVLQSCIETDEAHRLEALGQHD is encoded by the coding sequence ATGTTCGAATCCGTGCAGGACCTGCTGGACGAGCACCACGAGCTCACCGAGAGACTCGCGGACCCCGCCGTGCACCAGGACCAGGCCCTGTCCCGGAAGCTGGGCCGCCGCTTCGCCGAACTCGGTGCCATCGTCGCGGCGCACCGGGCGTGGACCCAGGCCGAGGCCGACCTGGCCGATGCCCGCGAACTCGCCGAGGACGACGAGGAGTTCGCCGCCGAGGTGCCGGAGCTCGAGGCCACGGCGGAACAGGCCACGGAGAAACTGCGCCGGTTGCTCATTCCCCGGGACCCGGCCGATGCGCGGGACGCCATCCTCGAGATCAAGGGCGGCGAGGGCGGCGAGGAGGCCGCCCTCTTCGCCGCGGACCTGTTGCGTATGTACGTGCGCTTCGCCGAGACGAAGGGGTGGAAGACCGAGATCCTCTCCACCACGGAATCTGACCTCGGTGGCTACAAGGACGTCCAGGTGGCCATCAAGGGGAACTCGACCGACCCGTCCCAGGGCGTCTTCGCGCACCTGAAGTTCGAGGGCGGAGTGCACCGCGTGCAGCGCGTCCCCGTCACCGAGTCCCAGGGCCGCATCCACACATCGGCGGCCGGCGTGTTGGTGTTCCCCGAGGTCGACGCACCGGAGGAGGTCGCCATCTCCACCAACGACCTCAAGATCGACGTGTACCGGTCCTCCGGTCCGGGCGGCCAGTCTGTGAACACCACCGACTCCGCGGTACGCATCACCCACCTGCCCACCGGGATCGTGGTGTCGATGCAGAACGAGAAGTCGCAGATCCAGAACCGTGAGGCCGGCATGCGCGTGCTGCGCTCGAGGATCCTGGCCCACCAGCAGGAGCAGCTCGACGCCGAGAATGCCGCCGTGCGGCATTCCCAGGTCCGGACCATGGACCGCTCCGAGCGCATCCGGACCTACAACTACCCGGAGAACCGGGTGGCGGACCACCGCACCGGATACAAGGCCTACAACCTCGACGCCGTCCTGGACGGTGACCTCGGTCCCGTCCTGCAGTCCTGCATCGAGACGGACGAGGCACACCGATTGGAGGCGTTGGGGCAGCATGACTGA